In Herbaspirillum sp. WKF16, one genomic interval encodes:
- a CDS encoding DciA family protein → MKHASTFTPYRPAPTSAQRMAKSTKGASDFLRSNTTMAALLPALSRMAALQKAVAAGLPAMFVACEILNFETGALVMSAPNAALAARLKQQLPKLQDRLQKDGWQVNSIRIKVQVGKIAPPPEPKRIVELTDNALSSFAELSSSLSAHPRSQGLKDAIDAMIRRRQGGS, encoded by the coding sequence ATGAAGCACGCATCCACTTTCACCCCTTATCGGCCGGCTCCCACGAGCGCTCAACGCATGGCGAAGAGCACGAAGGGAGCCTCGGATTTCTTGCGGTCGAATACGACGATGGCGGCGCTGCTGCCCGCGCTGTCGCGCATGGCTGCGCTGCAAAAGGCAGTCGCCGCCGGATTGCCCGCGATGTTCGTCGCGTGCGAAATACTGAACTTCGAAACCGGCGCGCTGGTCATGAGCGCGCCCAACGCAGCATTGGCGGCCAGGCTGAAACAACAGCTCCCCAAGCTGCAAGACCGCTTGCAAAAAGACGGATGGCAGGTTAATTCAATACGAATCAAAGTGCAAGTTGGCAAGATTGCGCCACCGCCCGAGCCCAAGCGCATCGTCGAGCTGACCGACAACGCCCTGAGCTCCTTCGCCGAGCTCAGCAGTTCGCTCTCGGCGCATCCCCGCAGCCAGGGCCTGAAGGATGCCATCGACGCCATGATACGGCGTCGCCAGGGCGGCTCATAA
- the yacG gene encoding DNA gyrase inhibitor YacG, producing the protein MATVVDCPTCGAKVEWAEKNKFRPFCSERCKQIDLGAWAEEKYTIPAVNLPQEIEDDKPLQ; encoded by the coding sequence ATGGCTACTGTTGTCGACTGCCCGACCTGCGGCGCCAAGGTGGAATGGGCTGAAAAGAACAAGTTCCGCCCGTTCTGCTCCGAACGCTGCAAGCAAATCGACCTCGGCGCCTGGGCCGAGGAAAAGTACACGATTCCGGCAGTCAACCTGCCGCAGGAGATCGAGGACGACAAACCTCTTCAGTGA
- the secA gene encoding preprotein translocase subunit SecA, which produces MSFLTKIFGSRNQRLLKQYQKIVRQINALEPSVEKLTDAELQAKTPEFKERIAGGETLDAVLPEAFAVCREASRRVLKMRHFDVQLIGGMALHFGKIAEMRTGEGKTLMATLPAYLNALSGKGVHVVTVNDYLAQRDADDMGRLYGWLGLTTGVNLSQMEHDVKQEAYAADITYGTNNEFGFDYLRDNMVFDADDRVQRTLNFAIVDEVDSILIDEARTPLIISGQAENHTELYHKINAVPPLLTLQIGEETPDGKGKVEVPGDYTKDEKSHQVLLTEAGHDKAEEILTQMGLLPEGASLYDAANITLIHHLYAALRAHTLYHKDQHYVVQNGEVTIVDEFTGRLMTGRRWSDGLHQAVEAKEGVKIQNENQTLASITFQNYFRMYAKLSGMTGTADTEAYEFQEIYQLETVVIPPNRPNARKDRQDQVYKTAQEKYLAMLKDIQDCYERGQPVLVGTTSIENSELLSGILTKAKLPHNVLNAKQHAREAEIVAQAGRPKMITIATNMAGRGTDIVLGGNVDKQVQLIEADAALSDDDKAARARQLRDEWQSLHDHVVNAGGLHIIGTERHESRRVDNQLRGRSARQGDPGSSRFYLSLDDALLRIFAGDRVRAIMDRLKMPEGEPIEAGIVTRSIESAQRKVEARNFDIRKQLLEYDDVANDQRKVIYQQRNELLEAAEMGEMISSLREGVFTDLFREYVPAESMEEQWDIPGLQAVLKNEWQLDVPLDAMLEAEPDLSDEDLLERVLTAARETYEAKVAVVGTEAFAGFERSVMLQSIDNHWREHLAALDHLRQGIHLRGYAQKNPKQEYKREAFELFAQMLDLIKNEVIKVVMTVRIQSREEIEAAEESMAGGSPINVNYQHADFNPDAAPEELMAPTAQSEPADDSEFPKVGRNDPCPCGSGKKYKQCHGKLA; this is translated from the coding sequence ATGTCATTCCTGACCAAGATTTTCGGTAGCCGTAACCAGCGGTTGCTCAAACAATATCAAAAAATCGTCCGCCAGATTAACGCGCTGGAACCGTCGGTCGAGAAACTGACGGACGCCGAACTTCAAGCCAAGACACCCGAATTCAAAGAGCGCATCGCCGGCGGCGAAACGCTGGACGCGGTGCTGCCGGAAGCCTTCGCGGTCTGCCGCGAAGCCAGCCGCCGCGTGCTCAAGATGCGCCACTTCGACGTGCAGCTGATCGGCGGCATGGCGCTGCACTTCGGCAAGATCGCCGAGATGCGCACCGGCGAGGGCAAGACCCTGATGGCGACCCTGCCGGCCTACCTGAACGCACTGTCGGGCAAGGGCGTGCACGTGGTGACCGTCAACGATTACCTGGCCCAGCGCGATGCCGACGACATGGGACGCCTGTACGGCTGGCTGGGCCTGACCACCGGCGTGAACCTGTCGCAGATGGAACACGACGTCAAGCAGGAAGCCTACGCCGCCGACATCACCTACGGCACCAACAACGAGTTCGGCTTCGACTACCTGCGCGACAACATGGTGTTCGACGCCGACGACCGCGTGCAGCGCACCCTGAACTTCGCCATCGTCGATGAAGTGGACTCGATCCTCATCGACGAGGCGCGCACCCCGCTGATCATCTCCGGCCAGGCCGAGAACCACACCGAGCTGTACCACAAGATCAATGCCGTGCCGCCGCTGCTGACGCTGCAGATCGGCGAGGAAACGCCGGACGGCAAGGGCAAGGTCGAAGTCCCCGGCGACTACACCAAGGACGAGAAGAGCCACCAGGTTCTGCTGACCGAGGCCGGCCACGACAAGGCCGAAGAGATCCTGACCCAGATGGGCCTGCTGCCGGAAGGCGCCTCGCTCTACGACGCCGCCAACATCACGCTGATCCACCACCTGTACGCCGCCCTGCGCGCGCACACGCTGTACCACAAGGACCAGCACTACGTGGTGCAGAACGGCGAAGTCACCATCGTCGACGAATTCACCGGCCGCCTGATGACCGGCCGCCGCTGGTCCGATGGCCTGCACCAGGCCGTCGAAGCCAAGGAAGGCGTGAAGATCCAGAACGAGAACCAGACCCTGGCCTCGATCACCTTCCAGAACTACTTCCGCATGTACGCCAAGCTGTCCGGCATGACCGGCACGGCCGATACCGAAGCCTACGAATTCCAGGAGATCTACCAGCTGGAAACCGTGGTGATCCCGCCGAACCGCCCGAACGCCCGCAAGGATCGCCAGGACCAGGTCTACAAGACCGCCCAGGAGAAGTACCTGGCGATGCTGAAGGACATCCAGGACTGCTATGAGCGCGGCCAGCCGGTGCTGGTGGGCACCACCTCGATCGAGAATTCCGAACTGCTGTCGGGCATCCTGACCAAGGCCAAGCTGCCGCACAACGTCTTGAACGCCAAGCAGCACGCGCGTGAGGCGGAGATCGTGGCGCAGGCCGGCCGTCCCAAGATGATCACCATCGCCACCAACATGGCCGGCCGCGGCACCGACATCGTGCTGGGCGGCAACGTCGACAAGCAGGTGCAGCTGATCGAAGCCGACGCCGCCCTGAGCGACGACGACAAGGCCGCGCGCGCCAGGCAGCTGCGCGACGAATGGCAATCGCTGCACGACCACGTGGTCAACGCCGGCGGCCTGCACATCATCGGCACCGAGCGCCATGAGTCGCGCCGCGTCGACAACCAGCTGCGCGGCCGTTCCGCGCGCCAGGGCGACCCCGGCTCCTCGCGCTTCTACCTGTCGCTGGACGACGCGCTGCTGCGCATCTTCGCCGGCGACCGCGTGCGCGCCATCATGGACCGCCTGAAGATGCCCGAAGGCGAACCGATCGAAGCCGGCATCGTGACCCGCTCGATCGAATCGGCGCAGCGCAAGGTCGAAGCCCGCAACTTCGACATCCGCAAGCAGCTGCTGGAATACGACGACGTCGCCAACGACCAGCGCAAGGTGATCTACCAGCAGCGCAACGAACTGCTGGAAGCGGCCGAAATGGGCGAGATGATTTCCTCGCTGCGCGAAGGCGTGTTCACCGACCTGTTCCGCGAATACGTGCCGGCCGAGTCGATGGAAGAGCAGTGGGACATCCCCGGCCTGCAGGCCGTGCTGAAGAACGAATGGCAGCTGGACGTGCCGCTCGACGCCATGCTGGAAGCCGAGCCCGACCTGTCCGACGAGGACTTGCTGGAGCGCGTGCTGACGGCTGCCCGCGAGACCTACGAAGCCAAGGTCGCCGTGGTCGGCACCGAGGCCTTCGCCGGCTTCGAGCGCAGCGTCATGCTGCAGAGCATCGACAACCACTGGCGCGAACACCTGGCCGCGCTGGATCACCTGCGCCAGGGCATCCACCTGCGCGGCTACGCGCAGAAGAACCCCAAGCAGGAATACAAGCGCGAAGCCTTCGAGCTGTTCGCCCAGATGCTGGACCTGATCAAGAACGAAGTGATCAAGGTCGTGATGACGGTACGCATCCAGAGCCGCGAGGAAATCGAAGCGGCCGAGGAAAGCATGGCCGGCGGCTCGCCCATCAACGTCAACTACCAGCACGCCGACTTCAATCCCGACGCCGCGCCGGAAGAACTGATGGCGCCCACCGCGCAGAGCGAGCCGGCGGACGATTCGGAATTCCCGAAGGTCGGCCGCAACGACCCTTGCCCTTGCGGCAGCGGCAAGAAGTACAAGCAGTGCCACGGCAAGCTGGCCTGA
- a CDS encoding SGNH/GDSL hydrolase family protein encodes MLVLAKILLGPILLAQGKWLRKTALRLPEAAGPRLGVELPPAAVPTASEALNLLVVGDSSAAGVGVAHQEQALALPLARHLAARSGRPVAWRLVAQSGVNSLEALALLAQHEIGPATVLVVALGTNDVTSQMPPRQYVANLKLLAGRLMAQAGVAHIVFTGLPPLHTLPAAPQPLRWYLGRYARKLDRALRAWIAEDPALRYCSLQWALPHEMAIDKFHPGHGQYARWARMAAEIIEAEFMRMSSGRD; translated from the coding sequence ATGCTGGTGCTGGCCAAGATCCTGCTCGGACCGATCCTGCTGGCCCAGGGCAAGTGGCTGCGCAAGACTGCGCTGCGCCTGCCAGAGGCGGCCGGCCCGCGCCTGGGCGTGGAGCTGCCGCCGGCCGCTGTGCCCACGGCGAGCGAAGCCCTGAACCTGCTGGTGGTGGGCGACTCTTCGGCCGCCGGCGTCGGCGTCGCGCACCAGGAGCAGGCGCTGGCCCTGCCGCTGGCGCGCCACCTGGCCGCCCGCAGCGGCCGGCCGGTGGCCTGGCGGCTGGTGGCGCAAAGCGGCGTCAATTCGCTGGAAGCGCTGGCGCTGCTGGCGCAGCATGAGATCGGCCCGGCCACGGTGCTGGTGGTGGCGCTGGGCACCAACGACGTCACCTCGCAGATGCCGCCGCGGCAATATGTGGCCAACCTCAAGCTGTTGGCCGGCCGTTTGATGGCGCAGGCCGGCGTCGCGCACATCGTGTTCACCGGCCTGCCGCCGCTGCACACGCTGCCGGCGGCGCCGCAGCCGCTACGCTGGTACCTGGGCCGCTACGCGCGCAAGCTCGACCGTGCGCTGCGCGCCTGGATCGCAGAGGATCCGGCGCTGCGCTACTGCTCGCTGCAATGGGCGCTGCCGCATGAGATGGCGATCGACAAATTCCATCCCGGCCACGGCCAGTACGCCCGGTGGGCGCGCATGGCGGCCGAGATCATCGAGGCCGAGTTCATGCGCATGTCATCAGGGCGCGACTGA
- a CDS encoding ATP-binding protein, whose translation MTQLDQFLQRAEALLARVEAILPNAANREPDWSAGVAFRWRGATAQRAGYLQPVGHISQIGLSDLHNIGPQKEQIDQNTKQFVDGRPANNVLLTGARGTGKSSLIKACLNQYAERGLRLIEVDKDDLHDLQDIVELVSARPERFIVFCDDLSFEEGEGGYKALKVALDGSIAAQSDNVLIYATSNRRHLMPERLSDNSTYTHTDDGDLHPGETVEEKISLSERFGLWVTFYPFKQDDFLEIVAHWLRHFGCNEQQIADARADALRWALQRSSRSGRVAWQFARDYAGKAQA comes from the coding sequence ATGACCCAGTTAGACCAATTCCTGCAGCGCGCCGAAGCCTTGCTGGCGCGCGTCGAAGCCATCCTGCCCAATGCCGCCAACCGCGAACCGGACTGGAGCGCCGGCGTCGCCTTCCGCTGGCGCGGCGCCACCGCCCAGCGTGCCGGCTACCTGCAGCCGGTCGGCCATATCTCGCAGATCGGCCTGTCCGACCTGCATAACATCGGCCCGCAGAAAGAGCAGATCGACCAGAACACCAAGCAGTTCGTCGACGGCCGCCCGGCCAATAACGTGCTGCTGACCGGCGCGCGCGGCACCGGCAAGTCCTCTCTGATCAAGGCCTGCCTGAACCAGTACGCCGAGCGCGGCCTGCGCCTGATCGAGGTCGACAAGGACGACCTGCACGACCTGCAGGATATCGTCGAGCTGGTCTCGGCCCGGCCCGAGCGCTTCATCGTGTTTTGCGACGACCTCTCGTTCGAGGAGGGCGAGGGCGGCTACAAGGCGCTCAAGGTGGCGCTGGACGGCAGTATCGCGGCGCAATCCGACAACGTGCTGATCTACGCCACCTCCAACCGCCGCCACCTGATGCCGGAGCGCCTGTCCGACAACAGCACCTACACCCACACCGACGACGGCGACCTGCATCCGGGCGAGACGGTGGAAGAAAAGATCTCGCTGTCCGAGCGCTTCGGCCTGTGGGTGACCTTCTACCCGTTCAAGCAGGACGACTTCCTGGAGATCGTCGCCCACTGGCTGCGCCATTTCGGCTGCAACGAGCAGCAGATCGCCGACGCCCGCGCCGACGCCCTGCGCTGGGCGCTGCAGCGCAGCTCGCGCTCGGGCCGCGTGGCCTGGCAGTTCGCCCGCGACTACGCCGGCAAGGCGCAGGCCTGA
- the lpxC gene encoding UDP-3-O-acyl-N-acetylglucosamine deacetylase — MLKQRTIKSLVKSTGVGLHSGTKVELTLRPAAPDTGIIFRRIDLDPVVELPMVATGVGDTRMASTLTKDGAKVSTVEHLLSACAGLGIDNLYIDLTAEEIPIMDGSASSFVFLLQQAGLQEQNAAKKFIRVKKPVEVREGAGDKEKWARLEPYNGFRLKFFIEFNHPAVDGTGQVAEVDFGIDSYVKEIARARTFGFMQDVETLRGMGLARGGSFENAIVMDEYRILNADGLRYDNEFVRHKILDAIGDLYIIGHPLLASYDAHKSGHGLNNLLLRELLNNPDSYEVVTFDSLETAPQTYVMQAKQEWALN; from the coding sequence ATGTTGAAACAACGCACAATCAAGAGCCTGGTCAAGTCCACCGGCGTCGGCTTGCACTCCGGCACCAAGGTCGAGCTGACCCTGCGTCCGGCCGCGCCGGACACCGGCATCATTTTCCGCCGCATCGATCTCGACCCCGTGGTCGAGCTGCCCATGGTCGCCACCGGCGTGGGCGACACCCGCATGGCCTCGACCCTGACCAAGGACGGCGCCAAGGTCTCTACCGTCGAGCACCTGCTGTCGGCCTGCGCCGGCCTGGGCATCGACAACCTCTACATCGACCTGACCGCGGAAGAAATTCCGATCATGGACGGTTCGGCCTCTTCCTTCGTATTCCTGCTGCAGCAGGCCGGCCTGCAGGAGCAGAACGCCGCCAAGAAATTCATCCGCGTGAAGAAGCCCGTGGAAGTGCGCGAAGGCGCCGGCGACAAGGAAAAGTGGGCGCGCCTGGAGCCCTACAACGGTTTCCGCCTGAAGTTCTTCATCGAGTTCAACCATCCCGCAGTGGACGGCACCGGCCAGGTGGCCGAGGTCGACTTCGGCATCGACTCCTACGTCAAGGAGATCGCCCGCGCGCGCACCTTCGGCTTCATGCAGGACGTGGAAACCCTGCGCGGAATGGGCCTGGCCCGCGGCGGCTCGTTCGAGAACGCGATCGTGATGGACGAGTACCGCATCCTCAACGCCGACGGCCTGCGCTACGACAATGAGTTCGTGCGCCACAAGATCCTGGACGCCATCGGCGACCTCTACATCATCGGCCATCCGCTGCTGGCCAGTTACGACGCGCACAAGTCCGGCCACGGCCTGAACAACCTGTTGCTGCGCGAGCTGCTCAACAACCCGGACTCCTACGAGGTGGTGACCTTCGACTCGCTGGAAACCGCGCCGCAGACCTATGTGATGCAAGCCAAGCAGGAGTGGGCGCTGAACTGA
- the mutT gene encoding 8-oxo-dGTP diphosphatase MutT produces the protein MSDAAKPIDVAVGILMQPNGDVLLGQRPEGKPYAGYWEFPGGKVEAGESIFAALQREFKEELGIEVLDGEGWCGVEHVYPHAHVRLHFYISRSWRGEPQSLEGQAFAWQGGVGVEPLLPATIPLIEWLDQLRYGERDKS, from the coding sequence ATGAGCGACGCCGCCAAGCCCATCGACGTCGCCGTCGGCATCCTCATGCAGCCCAACGGCGACGTGCTGCTGGGGCAGCGCCCGGAAGGCAAGCCCTACGCCGGCTACTGGGAGTTCCCGGGCGGCAAGGTGGAGGCCGGCGAGAGCATCTTCGCCGCCCTGCAGCGCGAGTTCAAGGAAGAGCTGGGCATCGAGGTGCTGGACGGCGAGGGCTGGTGCGGCGTCGAGCATGTCTACCCGCACGCGCATGTCCGCCTGCATTTCTACATCAGCCGCAGCTGGCGCGGCGAGCCGCAAAGCCTGGAAGGCCAGGCCTTCGCCTGGCAGGGCGGCGTGGGCGTGGAGCCGCTGCTGCCGGCCACCATCCCGCTGATCGAATGGCTGGACCAGCTGCGCTACGGCGAACGGGACAAGAGCTGA
- the argJ gene encoding bifunctional glutamate N-acetyltransferase/amino-acid acetyltransferase ArgJ has protein sequence MAVNSPIPVSSDLKAVAGVELGHAEAGVRKANRKDLLVLKLAPTATVAGVFTKNRFCAAPVQISKANLAALTADKPIRALVINTGNANAGTGEEGLKRAHATCDALAAQLGCDPKQILPFSTGVILEPLPVERIIAGLPQAIGNLKADNWFNAAEAIMTTDTQPKAASRTVTIGGKQVVMTGISKGAGMIKPNMATMLGFLAFDAKLPQALLNQLVKDAADHSFNCITIDGDTSTNDSFILMATGAGELEIASADSAEYKELAAAVTALSQHLAHQIVRDGEGATKFIEVAVEDGKSIEECRQIAYSIGHSPLVKTAFFASDPNLGRILAAIGYAGVEDLDVSKLNLWLDDVWVAKDGGRNPDYREEDGQRVMKKAEIVVRVKLARGAAKASIWTCDLSHEYVTINADYRS, from the coding sequence ATGGCCGTCAATTCCCCGATTCCCGTCTCTTCCGACCTGAAAGCCGTCGCCGGCGTCGAACTCGGCCATGCCGAAGCGGGCGTGCGCAAGGCCAACCGCAAGGACCTGCTGGTGCTCAAGCTGGCGCCCACGGCGACCGTCGCCGGCGTGTTCACCAAGAACCGCTTCTGCGCCGCGCCGGTGCAGATCAGCAAGGCCAACCTGGCAGCGCTCACGGCCGACAAGCCGATCCGCGCGCTGGTGATCAATACCGGCAACGCCAACGCCGGCACCGGCGAAGAGGGCTTGAAGCGCGCCCACGCCACCTGCGACGCGCTGGCCGCGCAACTGGGCTGCGACCCGAAGCAGATCCTGCCGTTCTCGACCGGCGTGATCCTGGAGCCGCTGCCGGTGGAGCGCATCATCGCCGGCCTGCCGCAGGCGATCGGCAACCTGAAGGCCGACAACTGGTTCAACGCCGCCGAAGCCATCATGACCACCGACACCCAGCCCAAGGCGGCTTCGCGCACCGTCACCATCGGCGGCAAGCAGGTGGTGATGACCGGCATCAGCAAGGGCGCCGGCATGATCAAGCCCAACATGGCGACCATGCTGGGCTTCCTGGCCTTCGACGCCAAGCTGCCGCAGGCGCTGCTGAACCAGCTGGTGAAGGACGCCGCCGACCACTCGTTCAACTGCATCACCATCGACGGCGACACCTCCACCAACGATTCCTTCATCCTGATGGCGACCGGCGCCGGCGAACTGGAGATCGCCAGCGCCGACAGCGCCGAGTACAAGGAGCTGGCGGCCGCCGTGACCGCGCTGTCGCAGCACCTGGCGCACCAGATCGTGCGCGACGGCGAGGGCGCCACCAAGTTCATCGAAGTGGCCGTGGAAGACGGCAAGAGCATCGAGGAGTGCCGCCAGATCGCCTACTCGATCGGTCACTCGCCGCTGGTCAAGACCGCCTTCTTCGCCTCCGACCCGAACCTGGGCCGCATCCTGGCCGCCATCGGCTACGCCGGCGTGGAGGACCTGGACGTGTCCAAGCTCAACCTGTGGCTGGACGACGTCTGGGTGGCCAAGGACGGCGGCCGCAATCCCGACTACCGCGAGGAAGACGGCCAGCGCGTGATGAAGAAGGCCGAGATCGTGGTGCGCGTGAAGCTGGCGCGCGGCGCGGCCAAGGCCTCGATCTGGACTTGCGACCTGTCGCACGAGTACGTCACCATCAACGCCGACTACCGCTCGTGA
- a CDS encoding peroxiredoxin: MTIKIGESLPEGTLTEFIETETEGCSLGPNAFKVSELVKGKKIALFALPGAFTPTCSAKHVPGYIALADQFKAKGVDEIWCLSVNDAFVMGAWGREQKATGVVRMLADGSAALTKELGMEFDLTAKGMGIRSQRYSMLLEDGVVKQLNLEAPGKFEVSNAETLLGQL, translated from the coding sequence ATGACCATCAAGATCGGCGAGAGCCTGCCGGAAGGCACCCTGACCGAATTCATCGAGACCGAGACCGAAGGCTGCAGCCTGGGCCCGAACGCCTTCAAGGTGTCCGAGCTGGTCAAGGGCAAGAAGATCGCGCTGTTCGCGCTGCCCGGCGCCTTCACCCCGACCTGTTCGGCCAAGCACGTGCCGGGCTACATCGCGCTGGCCGACCAGTTCAAGGCCAAGGGCGTGGACGAGATCTGGTGCCTGTCGGTCAACGACGCCTTCGTCATGGGCGCCTGGGGCCGCGAGCAGAAGGCCACCGGCGTGGTGCGCATGCTGGCTGACGGCAGCGCCGCGCTGACCAAGGAGCTGGGCATGGAATTCGACCTGACCGCCAAGGGCATGGGCATCCGCTCGCAGCGCTATTCCATGCTGCTCGAAGACGGCGTGGTCAAGCAACTGAACCTGGAAGCCCCGGGCAAGTTCGAAGTGTCGAACGCCGAGACCCTGCTGGGCCAGCTGTAA
- a CDS encoding DUF2272 domain-containing protein — MGVLMLAGCASSPMPGWRESSDPGYAPVRAAAAPVEEAGTVPAVAISIAPPTRAALVAAARAEWDFFGNQQIDMRHETLSAPRLGLLEDEGEAVQRVAEYWHAVGKNLTGADCQQAWSAAFISWLMVSSNVAPQDFAPSETHFNYLSFLKEREARPSPQFVLRPAATEPIAPGDLICAPRGNNNAATLDDIRPGLAGHCDLVVEVHANEGWAGAIGGNVFNSVSESLIPVDDQGRALQIAQRPWLVVVKNLLP, encoded by the coding sequence ATGGGCGTTCTCATGCTGGCCGGCTGCGCTTCCAGCCCGATGCCCGGCTGGCGCGAATCTTCCGATCCCGGCTATGCCCCGGTGCGCGCCGCGGCGGCGCCGGTGGAGGAGGCTGGCACCGTGCCGGCGGTGGCCATCAGCATCGCGCCGCCCACGCGCGCCGCGCTGGTGGCCGCGGCCAGGGCCGAGTGGGACTTTTTCGGCAACCAGCAGATCGACATGCGGCACGAGACCCTGAGCGCGCCGCGCCTGGGCCTGCTGGAGGACGAGGGCGAGGCGGTGCAGCGCGTGGCCGAATACTGGCACGCGGTCGGCAAGAACCTGACCGGCGCCGACTGCCAGCAGGCCTGGTCGGCCGCATTCATCTCCTGGCTGATGGTGTCCTCCAACGTCGCGCCGCAAGACTTCGCGCCCAGCGAGACGCACTTCAACTACCTGAGCTTCCTCAAGGAGCGCGAAGCGCGTCCCTCGCCCCAGTTCGTGCTGCGCCCGGCCGCGACTGAGCCGATCGCGCCGGGCGACCTGATCTGCGCGCCGCGCGGCAACAACAACGCCGCCACGCTCGACGACATCCGCCCCGGCCTGGCCGGGCATTGCGACCTGGTGGTCGAGGTGCATGCCAATGAAGGCTGGGCCGGCGCCATCGGCGGCAACGTGTTCAACTCGGTGTCGGAGTCGCTGATCCCGGTCGACGACCAGGGACGCGCGCTGCAGATCGCCCAGCGTCCATGGCTGGTGGTGGTCAAGAACCTGTTGCCGTAA
- a CDS encoding M23 family metallopeptidase produces the protein MQIILLHPRFTKARSVTLGSKHLIILLFLLAVTVAACSALVSYLVLRHAGEADASPMFRKLAMSMSQQEDDRKEKFLKENLGMMAVKVGEMQAQMMRLDALGERVQGLAGIRPEEFNFKELPGRGGAEQSSLAGPGREVGMDELRRMLDSLLVDAGHRADYLNAVESTLMGDKIKSRLLPTNQPVNVAYNSSSFGWRLDPFSGHNAFHEGLDFPAPVGTRIVAAAAGVVIASEYHYQFGNMLEIDHGNNIITRYAHASQLYVKVGDIVKRGQHVADVGSTGRSTGAHLHFEVRIRGIAQDPRKFLALGANGGNQPKQLPVFVAGR, from the coding sequence ATGCAAATTATCCTGTTGCACCCCCGTTTCACCAAGGCGCGCTCCGTCACGCTGGGTTCGAAGCACCTGATCATCCTGCTGTTCCTCCTGGCCGTCACCGTGGCGGCTTGTTCCGCGCTGGTGTCCTACCTGGTGCTGCGCCATGCGGGCGAGGCCGACGCCTCGCCGATGTTCCGCAAGCTGGCCATGTCCATGAGCCAGCAGGAAGACGACCGCAAGGAAAAATTCCTCAAGGAAAACCTGGGCATGATGGCCGTCAAGGTCGGCGAGATGCAGGCCCAGATGATGCGCCTGGACGCCCTGGGCGAACGGGTGCAGGGCCTGGCCGGCATCCGCCCCGAGGAGTTCAACTTCAAGGAGCTGCCCGGCCGCGGCGGCGCCGAGCAATCCAGCCTGGCCGGGCCGGGGCGCGAAGTCGGCATGGATGAGCTGCGCCGCATGCTCGATTCGTTGCTGGTCGATGCCGGTCATCGCGCCGACTACCTGAATGCGGTCGAGTCCACGCTGATGGGCGACAAGATCAAGTCGCGCCTGCTGCCGACCAACCAGCCGGTCAACGTCGCCTACAACTCCTCGAGCTTCGGCTGGCGCCTCGATCCCTTCAGCGGCCACAACGCCTTCCATGAAGGCCTGGATTTCCCGGCCCCGGTCGGCACCCGCATCGTGGCCGCCGCCGCCGGCGTGGTGATCGCCTCCGAATACCATTATCAGTTCGGCAACATGCTGGAGATCGATCACGGCAACAACATCATCACGCGCTACGCCCATGCCTCGCAGCTGTACGTGAAGGTGGGCGACATCGTCAAGCGCGGCCAGCACGTGGCCGACGTCGGCTCGACCGGCCGCTCGACCGGCGCCCACCTGCACTTCGAGGTGCGCATCCGCGGTATTGCGCAGGATCCGCGCAAGTTCCTGGCGCTGGGCGCCAACGGCGGCAACCAGCCCAAGCAGTTGCCGGTGTTCGTGGCCGGGCGCTGA